The stretch of DNA aaaaaaaaaaaaaaaaaaaaaaaaaggaaacaacacgCACAGCGATTACTACGCCCCGGGGATTCTTCCAATGCATTACAAATATCAGgttgtggagttttttttttttagacagggtctcacttgtcacccaggctggggtgcagtggcacgatcgtagcccactgcagtgcagccttgacctcccgggctcaagcaatcctcccacctcagccggccaaatagctgggaccacaggcgtgcgccaccacgcccggctaatttttgtatttttttagagacgagatctcactatgtcacctaggctggtctcgggctcaagcgatcctcccgcctaggcctcccaaagtgctgggattacaaagccaccactcccagcctcagcTACTGAATTCTTGAAACAATCCTGGGGGGACCGGTAATTAAAGCAGACACGGAGCCTTTCTACAGGTTTCAAAACTAGTGAGCGGCAGAGCTGGGGTTGGACGGCAGTTCAGTCACTGCTCCTCGCACGGTCCCTCCGCGCCCGGCCTTTGTCACAAGTTCCCTCCACAAGTTCCCGGCCGCCTCTGTCCCGCCCGCAGGCCCGCACCACCTTTCTTCCCCTTGAGCTGCATCTCTGGCTCCTCCATAGCGACCGCGGCCGAGCGAACCGGGAAACGGCACCGGAAGCCCGGAGGCTGGGACGCCCGCCTAAGCCTTCCCTGCTGAAACCGGACGCCGCACGGCTCCAGTTCCGATGTCAGAGGGCCCGCCCTCCCCGCTCCTCAGTCTTTGCGGACAGGAAAGGGGCTGTGTGAGACGGAGGGAAGGAGGCACACCCGGGATTGGCGCAATGAGGAGGGGGCGCGACGGCCCGGAGGCTGGTGGAGCGACACCCAGGCAGGAGAGGGGGAAGAACTCTCTCCCTTTCTGAACCCCCTTTTCCTTGAGAGACGAGTTGGGGGAGTCCTCCACGCATTACCCACTCGGGCCGCATAAACTCCCTTCTTCAGCCCTCTGCCCCCGCCCTTGCTTATAAGCCTTTGAGACCGCAGAAGGGACCTTGTTGTGGAACGGGACGGCAAAGGGACGCTGCCCCTTTAAGTTCCAGACGCCCCGCGTACTTCCCCTACTTCTTCTTATTGAGATAGCCCCGCCCATCTACCCGAAGCCGGAGCCGATTGGCTGCCTCTGGAAAAATCTGTGGGCAGGGTAAAGGTGAGCGGGCGCCGGCGTAGTGAAATTCTCAGAGCCCTTTAGGCCCCGCCCATTCCCTCCTAGTCGGTGAGGAGGGGAAAAGAAGGCGCAGGCGCAACTGCCCTCCCAGGGCCCCAGCGGAACCCACGCCTCCCCTAAGTCTTAAAGGGCCAGAGGCAGCACTTACTGCCCGGGCCCTTCCTCACTTTTGGGGGGCGGGGGTGCGCACGCGCAGTGGGGGAGCTCTGGGGTGGGGGTAGCGGTCGAGTATCAAGTTGCTTTCTGTCCCGGCAGAGGAAGCCAGAGCGCTGAGGGTCCAGTCTCCAGCTTGCCTCCTGCTATATCCATTGGAAGAGAAAAGTTTGTGACTTGGGCCCCCAAGTTTTGAGAGAACTGGGCTTTCGGCGCGGGGGGACAGAGGAGGCTCGTGGGGAGGTGAGTGGACCTCCTGGATCGATTTAGGAGGCTCGGGTGGGACTGGGACCAATCGCACCTTTGTCGAGCCGTCACTCATTATGGGGAGCCCCTCCCAACAACCATAgcgaatatttattgagctccacCCTTAGCAGACTCCCCGATAAGCTATGTACAGACATAATTCGTTGTAGGTCTCATTTCCACATTTTGTcgtggaggaaactgaggctcaaaggttAAGTCACGTGCCCAAGTTCTCACGGCCTATAAATTGAGGGATTCGAACCCAGACAGCTGACCCCAGAGCCCcggctttttttccctttctttttttttttttttgagacggagtcttgctctgtcgcccaagctacagtgcagtggtgcgatctctgctcactgcaacctccacctcccgggttcaagcaattctgccccagcctcccgagtagctgggatcacaggcgcccgccaccgcgcttggctaatttttgtatttttagtacagatggggtttcaccatggtggccaagctggtctcgaactcctgacctcatgatccaccctcctcggcctcccaaagtgctgggattacagccgtgagccactgtgcccggccagagccCAGGCTTTTAAACATTGCACATTGTAGGTGCTTTGGTGGTGGGGAACGGTAGACCTCGAAAGCAGTTGGACTCTGGTTTTCATTTCCCTGGCTCTGGTAATTAACCTGGACCTCAGTTTACCCACCCTCACAGTGCAAGGCTAGGTATGCAGTCGGTGCCTACTTTATTACAACTGTTGATAATTATTGTCATCTCTCCCCTTCTGACACCTCTGCCAGCTTTCCCCATGGAGCTTACCCAGCCTGCAGAGGACCTCATCCTGACCCAGCAGACCCCTGCCTCAGAACTTGGGGACCCTGAAGACCCCGGAGAGGAGGCTGCAGATGGCTCAGACACTGTGGTCCTCAGTCTCTTTCCCTGCACCCCTGAGCCTGTGAATCCTGAACCGGATGCCAGTGTTTCCTCTCCACAGGGTAGGATACCTCCTCTGGGATTGGCCCTCTGGGATTCCATGATGATGGAATGTCAGGCCCCAGATGGAACCTTTGTCTTgctttcgtttttgttttgttttgttttgttgttttttgagatggagttttgctcttgttgcccatgctggagtgcaatggcgtgatctcagctcactgcaacctccgcctcctgggttcaactgattctcctgtctcagcctcctgagtagctgggattacaggcttctgccactatacccagctaatttttttggtatttttagtagagacggggtttcaccatgttggccaggctggtcttgaactcctgacctcaggtgatccgcccacctcggcctcccgaagtgctgggattacaggcgtgagccactgtgcccggcctgtttttgttttttgatacagggtcttgctctgttactaaggctggagtgcagtgatgcaatcatagttcactgcagcctcaacttcctgggctcaagccatcactCAGCCTCcttaggagctgggactataggcatgcaaccacacctggctaattttttttttttttttttgagaggctggtctccacctcctgggctcaagtgatgtgcAGGCCTCcacttccgaaagtgctgggattacaggtgtgagccacagtgcccggcccttCACACCtgtttttaactctttgaggGTAGATAGCTAGGAGTGAAATTACTGGGTCAGATGGTCATCCTGTTTTACTTACTGAGGAACTGAGGATTTATTTTTGATTGGAGTCCAAGAATATGCCTAATTTAGTTCCCTCCCACGACCTTTGTTGCTGCCACTCctgtctggaatgctcttcctaCACTTCTTCCTATAGCtgactcccctcccctccctcccttcccgcctctgttttttttttttctttctttcttttttttttttttgagatggagtctcgttctgtcgcccaggctggagtgcagtggcgcaatcttggctcactgcaagctccacctcccgggttcacgccattctcctgcttcagcctcccgagtagctgggactacagtccgttttgtttttttttttaaacggaggtttgcttttgttgcccaggctgcctcccctccccttgcctcccctcccctcctttcccctctccccactcTCGAGACGCCTCCCGGATCCCCTCTCttcttgagacggaatcttgctctgttgtccagggtggagtgcagtggcactatcttgactcactgcaactccctctcctgggttaaggcgattctcctgcctcagtctcccaagtagctggcatgcaccaccacatccagctaatttttgtgtttttagtagagacggagttttgccatgttgcccaggctggtctcgaacttccgacctcaggcgatcgcctgcctcagcttcccaaagtgctgggattactgacgtgagccaccacgcccagtccctGTAGCGGATTTCTTTAACTTCCTAAGATCTCGGTGGTGTCACCTCGGGGAGGCCCTCCTGTTACCACCTTGTCTAAGAAGGACTTATTCCTTGTGCTCCGTTCTTTTCATTctcatgcttttaaattttttttttttttttttttttttgagatggagtctcgctcttgttgcctaggctggagtgcagtggcatgatctctctcactgcaacctccacctcctgggttcaagcgattctcctgcctcagcctcctgagtagctgggattacaggcatctgccaccatgcatggctgatgttgtgtttttagtagagatggaatttcaccatgttagtcaggctggtctcaaactcctgacctcaggtgatccacccacctcagcctcccaaagtgctgggattacaggcgtgagccaccgtgcccggccttaagtTCTTTTGAACACTTATTTCAACTTgaagttttttattatttctctatgTCTGATGCACCTACTTGACCCCAGACTCCCTAGAGGGCAAAAACTATGTCTTGTTTGCTCAGAACATTGCCAGGCAGGGAGGAGAAAGATGCACCCTGGGTATTCAAGAGAGTAGAGTGAGTGAATGGTGGAGTCCCAGGCACTGCCTTTGGTAGCTCCAAGACCCCAGGGAGATACAGAAGGCAGtagcatggcagctcatgcctgtaatcccagcactttgggaggccgaggcaggagaattgcttgagcccaggagtttgagaccagcctgggcgacagagcaagactccatctctaccaaaatatatatatattttaatttgctgggtatggtggcacctgtagtttcagctgctcaggaggctgaggtgggaggttggcttgagcccaggaggttgaggctgaagtgaactgtgatcacaccaccgcattccagcctggacaacagagcaagactctgtctcaaaaaaaaaaaaaaaaaaaaaccccaacagctgggtgtggtggctcatgcctataatcccagcactttgggaggctgaggcaggtggatgatttgaggtcaggagtttgaaattcgcctggccaacatagcaaaaccccgtctctacttaaaatacaaaaattagccaggtgtggtggtgggcgcctatgatcccagctactcgggaggctgaggcacaagaatcgcttgaacccaggaggcagaggttgcagtgagccgagatcacgccactgtactccagcctgggggacagatggagactccatctcaaacaacaacaacaacaacaacaacaaaaaacagatgggCTTCTGTCCTGAAGCCTCAGAGACATCTACTGAGGGGAAACTGACGCCTGTTGTCTGTTTCCCAGCAGGCAGCTCCCTGAAGCACTCCACCACTCTCACCAACCGGCAGCGAGGGAACGAGGTGTCAGCTCTGCCGGCCACCCTAGACTGTGAGTGGGCCCACGGTCCCCAACAAGGAGAGGAGTAGGAGGGTGGGAGGGCCTGTGAGGAGCAATCGTGGACAgagggtaaactgaggcacagagaagcaagGGGATGAGTGAGGACTCTGCCTCtgtcctgccccagccctgtCCATCCACCAGCTCGCAGCACAGGGGGAGCTGGACCAGCTGAAGGAGCATTTGCGGAAAGGTGCGTGTCCACACACATGTGCTGGCATGTCTGCACCTGGCTGGTGTGTGCATATGGGTGTCCATACCCACTCATGACGTGACCTGTGAGTGTCCACGTGTGTGATTATATCTaactgtgtgtgtgactgtgtccATGTATGTCCATCAACATACGCTCCCCCTCATTCCCCTGTCTAACCCCAGCCCCCCACCTCGTCCCCATTTGGCAGCACTGGGGATAGGGGAAAGGGGTGCAGCCTGGTGGTATTGCCCGCCTCCTCCTGCCAGGTGACAACCTCGTCAACAAGCCAGACGAGCGCGGCTTCACCCCCCTCATCTGGGCCTCGGCCTTTGGAGAGATTGAGACCGTTCGCTTCCTGCTGGAGTGGGTGCGTCCCAGCCCAGCTGGGCAGCTGGGGGGTTCCCGGGGGCCTTAGGGTGGGCTGGGGTTTTGGCTGTGTCTGCTGGCGCCTTGTCTTTGAGATGCGgctgctggctgggtgcagtggctcatgcctgtaatcccagcactttgggaggccgagacgggtggatcacttgaggtcaggagttcaagaccagcccggccaacatgggtgaaaccctgtctcactaaaaaaatacaaaaattagccaggcgtcatggtgggcgcctgtaatcccaggtactctggaggctgaggtgggagaactgtgggaacctgggaggcggaggtagcagtgagccgagattgcgccattgcactccagcctgggcaacagagcaagactccatctccaaaaaaaaaaaaaagatgcggCTGCTGTGGGTACCCCAGGATTCCTGGTTATGCCCCAATCCATCCTACCACTGTCCCTTCTTCTCCCTGCAGGGTGCCGACCCCCACATCCTGGCAAAAGAGCGAGAGAGCGCCCTGTCGCTGGCCAGCACAGGCGGCTACACAGACATTGTGGGGCTGCTGCTGGAGCGTGACGTGGACATCAACATCTATGATTGGGTGAGGGACTGCCCATCCCCAGGACCTCTCAGCCTCCTGGCCTTCATTCCTGCCTCAAATGTTCACAGAGTACCTGAAAGGTGCAGGCCTGCTCTGGGTGCCGAGAACACGAGACAGCCCCATTCCCAGCCTCACAGAGCAGAGCTCCCCATGCAGGGAAGGCAGACATGGAAACAGGCAGCTGAGATGCAGTGAACTGCACTGCGATGGCAGATGCACAGGTGGCTGCAAGAGCCCCATGTGGGCAAGGGAAGTCAGAGAGGTCTTCCTGGAGGAAGGTGTCTAAGCTTGAGACCCCAGAAAGTGAGATGGGCCCAGTGATGAGCAGGAGGAGGAACCACATTCAACTGGAGGCCAGAGAGTACAAGGCATTTTGAGAATGAGGAAGAGGTAAACCTTTGGTTTCTCCTGCCCCTACCCACGACAGAATGGAGGGACGCCACTGCTGTACGCCGTGCGTGGGAACCACGTGAAATGCGTTGAGGCCTTGCTGGGTGAGTGGGAGTCGGGACTGGCCCTGGGGGCCCCAGCACTCCAGCGGGCCCTGCGGGAATCCTGAGGGCAGGGAGACGCCCAAGCGTTGCTTGAAGAGTTCTTGGAGCAGATAGTCCCTGCCTGCTCTTCTCGGAGGGTGGAACAGAGGGCAGGAGGTGGTAGGACCACACGGGAGTCGGGGTCTGGGTTTAGGATCTGGCCAAGAGGCTAAGCACCTCCATCCTCCACGGTTCGGAGACCCTTCAGCCACATTCTTCAGTGGAGACCGAGATAGCAGAGGTTGGACTCTTGTCAAAGGCCACATGGGCAACGGGTAGACCCACGGCTGCACTGTGGGGAATGAGGGGTGCCATGGGATCTCCCAGGTCCCCAGACCCCATTCTGGGCTCCCAGGCCCCACCCTCCAGCgccctcccctctcctttgcAGCCCGAGGCGCTGACCTCACCACCGAAGCCGACTCTGGCTACACCCCGATGGACCTTGCCGTGGCCCTGGGATACCGGAAAGGTCAGCCTGAGACACACAGAGCAGGGGTGGGGTCCCTTCCGTAGGCAGGGTGACCATAAAGGGGTACATGGGACACCCCTTCAGTGGTCATACGCCGGCAGCGAGAGTGTTTGTGTTGACAGGTGTTAAGCACTGCTGTGTATCCCGCCTGGGAACATCCCAGTCCTGGCTCCTGGGGCTCCACATGTGCTGGGATAGGGAGGACAATGGGTGTCAGTGGCTGTGGCCATGATGGGGGACACATAGGCATGAGAGGCCGAAAGAGGGGCCTCTCATCAAAGAGCCCCAAAGTGGCCAACAGAAGTCagagaggcttcctggaggaaggtgTCTTAAGGTTGAGACCCCAAGAAGTGAGATGGGCCCAGCCCTGGGATGGGGAGGTCAGGGAAGGATTCTGGGGGACCTGAAGGGAGGGAGAATGGCATCCAGGTGGGAGGAGTGGCCCCTGCGGAGGCCTGGCAGTGAGGACACCAAGGGGTAGGCGGCCAGGCCACAGTGCACAGAGCCACGGAGGCCATCCCTCTCCGTGGCGGGCAGTGGGTTTGAACAGGGGCCATAGGCAGACCCCAGTTTGACTCCATTTTCTCTGTCACAATGGGACCCCAACTTccccatccataaaatggggagaTCCCAATTGAACCGACCCCCTGGGGTCATGGTAGAGATGGGGGGCTTAGGAAATATCCCCCTCCTTCCTTCAGAGTTTTACTGTGTTTGGGACAGAAATCATTCCTCATCCCTCCTCATGTTTTCggggggtttgtttttttgttcgaGGCagaaagtcttgctctatcacccaggctggaatgaagtggtgcaggcacagcttactgcagcctccatctcccaggctcaagtgatcctcccaccacagcctcccgagtagctgggatgacaggcattcatcaccatgtctggctaattttttgttgttgcttttttttggacatggagtctcgcgctgtcacccaggctggagtgcaatggcgcgacctcggctcactgcaacttccacctcccaggttcaagcgattctcctgcctcagcctcctgagtagctgggaccacaggtgcacgccatgatgcccggctaatttttatatttttagtagagacggggtttcaccatattggtcaggctggtcttgaactcctgaccttgtgatccgcctgtgtcggcctcccaaagtgctgggattacaggtgtgagccaccacgcctggctgtgttgttgtttttttagaagagacagggtctcgctatgttgcccaggctggtctcaaactcctgggctcaagtgatccttctaccccagcctcctgagtagctgggactacaggcatgtgccactctccccagctaatttttaaaatcttttttatttattttttgaaacagagtctcgctctgtcacccaggctggagtgcagtggcacaatctcggctcactgcaacctctgcctcccaggcaaacaattatcctgcctcagcctcctgaatagctgggattacaagtgcctgccaccacacccagctaatttttttttttttttttgagatggagttttgctctcgttgcccaggctggagtgctatggcgtgatctcggctcactgcaacttctgcctcccaggttcaagcaattctcctgcctcagcctcccaagtagctgggattacaggcatgcaccaccatgcccagctaattttttgtatttttagtagagtcagggtttctccatgttggtcaggtggtctcaaactcccgacctcaggtgatccacccgcctcagcttcccaaagtgctgggattacaggcatgagccaccacacccggctgcacctggctaatttttgtagttttagtagagatggggtttcatcatgttggccaggctggcctttcctgacttcaagtgatccacctaccttggcctcccaaagtgctaggattacaggtgtgagccaccaagcccagcctaatttttaaatttttttggtagagacagtgttttgctctgttgcccaagctggcctcaaattcctgagctcaagcagtcctccccactggacctcccaaagtgctgggattataggtgtgagccaccatgcgcaggCTCATCTTTTCATAAAAGTCACAATTCACACATTTTGCTTGGTAGGAAATATTCTTATATTAATTCTGAAAAGCTACAAAAGTGCATTTTTACAAACTTAGGGGAAGTTGAGGTTCCTGGGATGAGGCCTCGGTTCTCCCAGCTTTGCTCTGTAATGCAGGTCTCTGCAAGGGTCCCTGTTTGTCCCCTAAGGGGAGAGCGCAGGTTGGCCTGTGCCTCCACCCCCCTCCCGATTCAAGCTCACAGCCCACCTTTTCCCTGCCCCATCTCAGTGCAACAGGTGATCGAGAACCACATCCTCAAGCTCTTCCAGAGCAACCTGGTGCCCGCTGACCCTGAGTGAAGGCCGCCTGCCGAGGACTCAGACACTCAGGGAACAAAATGGTCAGCCAGAGCTGGGGAAACCCAGAACTGGCTTCAAAGGCAGCTCCTGGACAGGTGGTGGGAGGGGACCCTTCCCAAGAGGAACCAATAAACCTTCTGTGCAGAATGAGGGACTTTGCTGTGCTTCccggagggcttcctggaggagacagCCCCTAGAGGTCTCACACCTTCTCCCCAAGCACCCGCAGGTGGTAGATGACCACACGGCCAAAAAAGTCAGTGGCATCCTCAAACGTCACCTTCAGCCGGTCCACTTCAGCAGCTGGTATGGGGAAAGTGTGAGCGTGGGCAGTCAAGGGAAACTGGTGATTTCTGGTTTCCCACCCGCAGGCCCCCACCCCTTCCAGACCCAGCTCACACTCCACCGATGTGGGCAACCTGGGGAAGCTGCAGGTCCCTCTAAGCCTCTCACACAGAACAGGTGGTCATCAgcaccattttacagaaaaagtgatGGAGTCCTAGAGGTCACGTGTTCAAGATCACACATCAGGGTTCCCATTCAGGTTTGGGTGAGTCCAAAGCTTCCAGAGGCACAGACCACCCACCCCAGAAGCAGGGGCAGGATATCTGAAGCGAGTTGTTGTCCTCAGGGTAGAAATCTACAATCTTGCGGAGAGCCTGAGTGCCCTGTGAACCTTCAGCAGAGAAAGGCAATGAGTGTCTGGGGTGACCCCTGGAACCCCTGCCACCCAGGGCCTTCTAGTACCTTCCAGGCAGCCCCGGCGACTGGAGAAGCCACCCTGAAACTGGATCTGCAGCTGGGAGACACGGATGAGCTGGGGAAACTCCAGCGTCACCCACTGGGAGGGGCCCTGGAagcagatagggaaactgaggcgcaAGCTCACTGCAGGCACAGAGCCCTGCTATGCCTGTCTCATTCACATAGTTCttggagtggagaggaagaaggaaattcGGCACATGTTCCTTTCCTGGCCACCCATGAGGGCCCCCTGACGTTCTCAAGGCATGAGATCTGAATCTGAATCACCCTAGAGATGGAGGGTCGAGGGAGGCGCCTCACCTGGTCTGAGTTCCAACATGTCTCCTCATCCTGGTCGAAAAGATGTTTTTTTCCAAACTGCCGAGTGTTGCGATTTAGCACTGAACTCACCCTGGAGGCACCAGGATCAAGGCGAAGAGAGGGGCTGAGACCAGCTCTCAGTTCCGCGGAGGGCCTGACCCCCAGATCTGTCCACTGAGGGCTCGACCCCAGGCTTAGGGCCTCGCCACTGCCTGTCCCCACAGAGTCTTACCTGCTCACTGTCTCTGGACAAACCAAAGAGTGGGTCATGTCGGTTCCACAAGACCTCGCAGGGCTTAGGATTGGGCACAGCCTTGGTTCGAATCCCGGCGCCGCCTCAAGCTACAGGGCGGCGCGATCTTGCCTACGCCTTGGCCTGCACGTCCTCACCTGTAACTTGGGACGAGAACCGCCACTCCCTCGCCCACCCCAGTCCTAAATGTCGCCTCGATCAATCCCCTGCCGGAAAATTTGGGAGAGAGGATCAGGGAAACCGCCAATGCCCG from Gorilla gorilla gorilla isolate KB3781 chromosome 20, NHGRI_mGorGor1-v2.1_pri, whole genome shotgun sequence encodes:
- the RFXANK gene encoding DNA-binding protein RFXANK isoform X1, whose amino-acid sequence is MELTQPAEDLILTQQTPASELGDPEDPGEEAADGSDTVVLSLFPCTPEPVNPEPDASVSSPQAGSSLKHSTTLTNRQRGNEVSALPATLDSLSIHQLAAQGELDQLKEHLRKGDNLVNKPDERGFTPLIWASAFGEIETVRFLLEWGADPHILAKERESALSLASTGGYTDIVGLLLERDVDINIYDWNGGTPLLYAVRGNHVKCVEALLARGADLTTEADSGYTPMDLAVALGYRKVQQVIENHILKLFQSNLVPADPE
- the RFXANK gene encoding DNA-binding protein RFXANK isoform X2, translating into MELTQPAEDLILTQQTPASELGDPEDPGEEAADGSDTVVLSLFPCTPEPVNPEPDASVSSPQGSSLKHSTTLTNRQRGNEVSALPATLDSLSIHQLAAQGELDQLKEHLRKGDNLVNKPDERGFTPLIWASAFGEIETVRFLLEWGADPHILAKERESALSLASTGGYTDIVGLLLERDVDINIYDWNGGTPLLYAVRGNHVKCVEALLARGADLTTEADSGYTPMDLAVALGYRKVQQVIENHILKLFQSNLVPADPE
- the RFXANK gene encoding DNA-binding protein RFXANK isoform X3, producing MELTQPAEDLILTQQTPASELGDPEDPGEEAADGSDTVVLSLFPCTPEPVNPEPDASVSSPQAGSSLKHSTTLTNRQRGNEVSALPATLDCDNLVNKPDERGFTPLIWASAFGEIETVRFLLEWGADPHILAKERESALSLASTGGYTDIVGLLLERDVDINIYDWNGGTPLLYAVRGNHVKCVEALLARGADLTTEADSGYTPMDLAVALGYRKVQQVIENHILKLFQSNLVPADPE
- the RFXANK gene encoding DNA-binding protein RFXANK isoform X4, translated to MELTQPAEDLILTQQTPASELGDPEDPGEEAADGSDTVVLSLFPCTPEPVNPEPDASVSSPQGSSLKHSTTLTNRQRGNEVSALPATLDCDNLVNKPDERGFTPLIWASAFGEIETVRFLLEWGADPHILAKERESALSLASTGGYTDIVGLLLERDVDINIYDWNGGTPLLYAVRGNHVKCVEALLARGADLTTEADSGYTPMDLAVALGYRKVQQVIENHILKLFQSNLVPADPE
- the NR2C2AP gene encoding nuclear receptor 2C2-associated protein isoform X2; its protein translation is MTHSLVCPETVSRVSSVLNRNTRQFGKKHLFDQDEETCWNSDQGPSQWVTLEFPQLIRVSQLQIQFQGGFSSRRGCLEGSQGTQALRKIVDFYPEDNNSLQAHTFPIPAAEVDRLKVTFEDATDFFGRVVIYHLRVLGEKGTNRDPCRDLHYRAKLGEPRPHPRNLNFP
- the NR2C2AP gene encoding nuclear receptor 2C2-associated protein isoform X1, which encodes MTHSLVCPETVSRVSSVLNRNTRQFGKKHLFDQDEETCWNSDQGPSQWVTLEFPQLIRVSQLQIQFQGGFSSRRGCLEGSQGTQALRKIVDFYPEDNNSLQAHTFPIPAAEVDRLKVTFEDATDFFGRVVIYHLRVLGEKV